CAGGGCATCGCGCCCGCCGCGCTCGGGCGCGCCGTCGAGGAGCGAGGGCTGGACTCCTTGCTCATCGCCGAGCACACCCACATCCCGGTGGACCGCCGCTCGCCGTACCCGGGCGGCGGCGAGCTTCCCGAGATCTACTACCGCACCCTCGACCCGTTCGTCGCGCTCAGCGCGGCCGCCGCGGTGACCGAGCGGATCCTGCTGGGCACCGGTATCGCCCTGGTGGCCCAGCGGGACCCGATCATCACGGCCAAGGAGGTGGCCTCCCTGGACCTGGTCTCCGGCGGGCGGGCCGTCTTCGGGATCGGTGTCGGCTGGAACCGGGAGGAGATGGAGAACCACGGCACCGACCCACGCACCCGGGGCCGCCTCGTGGACGAGCGGCTGCAGGCGATGCGCGAGCTGTGGACGCGGGAAAAGGCCGAGTTCCACGGGGAGTTCGTCGACTTCGACCCGGTCTACTCCTGGCCGAAGCCGGTCCAGAGTCCGCACCCGCCGATCTACGTGGGCGGTGGCGAGGCGGCCTTCGACCGGGTGGCCGCCCTGGGCGACGCCTGGCTCGCCAACAGCCTGCCGCCCCAGGAGCTGGGGCCGAAGATCGACCGGCTGCGCAGCATCGCGGGCCGCAGCGTACCGGTGACCGTCTACGCGGTCGCGGACGAGCCGGAGATCATTGAGCAGTACACACAGCTCGACGTGGAGCGCCTGCTGTTCTACCTCCCGACGTTGCCGGAGCCCGAGACCCTGTCGTACCTGGACCGGCTCTCCGACGTCGCGAAACGCTTCCGGTGAGCGGTCGGGCGCCGCGGTGCCGAGGATGACCGGCGACCGGGCCCGGGAGTGCTTCACCCGGGCCCGGATCGCCCGCCTCGCGACCGTCGACGACGCCGGCCGCCCACACCTGGTGCCCGCGGTCTTCGCC
This genomic stretch from Streptomyces nigrescens harbors:
- a CDS encoding LLM class F420-dependent oxidoreductase, yielding MKFGVSTFITDQGIAPAALGRAVEERGLDSLLIAEHTHIPVDRRSPYPGGGELPEIYYRTLDPFVALSAAAAVTERILLGTGIALVAQRDPIITAKEVASLDLVSGGRAVFGIGVGWNREEMENHGTDPRTRGRLVDERLQAMRELWTREKAEFHGEFVDFDPVYSWPKPVQSPHPPIYVGGGEAAFDRVAALGDAWLANSLPPQELGPKIDRLRSIAGRSVPVTVYAVADEPEIIEQYTQLDVERLLFYLPTLPEPETLSYLDRLSDVAKRFR